GTGTGGGCCGACACACCGCTGGACCGGGTGTTCGTGGCCGCCACCCGGCTGGCCGAAGTCGCGCACGCCGAGACCCTGCGCCGGATGGCCGGCGTCCAGGCCAGCTGGCTGGCGCTGCTGGCGGCCGACGTCGGCCCCGCGATGGCGAAGGCCGTGCTGTACATGGGGGACGGGCTGTACTTCAACGCCATGCTGGCGCGGAGCCCCGGTGAGGCGCCACTGACGGAAGCCAGCGACGTCGAGAGGCTGCTGGCCGCCGTCGAGCGGCTGCGCGCCTGAGCGAGCGTCCCAACTGGGGTCTGCGGCGGCGCCCGGAGCGTAACCTGAACCGCGCCGGGTGCCGGAGTTTGCGGACGCGTCTCCGGCATAGGACAATGGAAGTTGTGACTGCGGTCACGAGCAACTGAATATGCCTTTGATCTGCGGCGGGAGAGTTCTGCAAGTAGGTACAAGCAGGCGCCGTAGGAGCAAACCCTCCCCAGGAATCTCTCAGGCCCATGTACCGCCGCGGCAAGGCAACTCTGGAAAGCAGCAAGCGCGTCTCGTGACGCGCCGTGCTCACCGACGGTGCAAGCGGAGCCCTGCGAAAGCGGCTGCGCGGAAACTCTCAGGTCCAATACAGAGCGGGGAGGAACCCGAATCAATGTGGCGTACCCTGCGCCGCCTTAGTTATGGAGTTCCTTGTGACTGTTACCTCAGCCTCCACGTCCTTCGTTGACCGGCACATCGGCGCGCGCCGCCAGGCCGACCTCGACACCATGCTGAAGGCCGTCGGCTACGACACCGTCGACGCGCTGGTGGATACCGCCGTTCCGAAGGACATCCGGCAGGACTCCGACTTGGCGCTC
The nucleotide sequence above comes from Arthrobacter sp. KBS0702. Encoded proteins:
- a CDS encoding TetR/AcrR family transcriptional regulator; the encoded protein is MARKPVAREAVLDAFESLLIAEGERAATLDAVARLAGVSKGGLLYHFPNKEAMVSVLLERLDRLLAADLDAMAAAPEGAAAYFIKSSVWADTPLDRVFVAATRLAEVAHAETLRRMAGVQASWLALLAADVGPAMAKAVLYMGDGLYFNAMLARSPGEAPLTEASDVERLLAAVERLRA